One Nocardioides luti DNA window includes the following coding sequences:
- a CDS encoding acetyl-CoA C-acetyltransferase, with the protein MTETVIVAGARTPIGRLLGGLKSLSAADLGGVAIKGALDKAGVSADQVDYLIMGQVILAGAGQNPARSAGIAAGLPMNVPSITINKVCLSGLNAIALASQMVKTGEAEIVVAGGMESMTNAPHLLPKSREGFKYGDTALVDSMAYDALYDQLTSQAMGGLTEDYNAAGTKLTREEQDEFSARSHQRAAEAWKNGVFDDEVVPVEIPQRKGDPVVVSADEGVRGDTTAESLGKLRPAFSKDGTITAGSASQISDGAAAVVVMSKAKAEELGLTWLAEIGAHGQVAGPDSSLQLQPANAIAKAAEKDGIAVSDIDLFELNEAFAAVGIESARQLGISDDQVNVNGGAIALGHPVGMSGTRVVLHLALELQRRGGGTGAAALCGGGGQGDALIVRVPAV; encoded by the coding sequence ATGACCGAAACCGTGATCGTCGCAGGGGCTCGCACCCCGATCGGCCGCCTGCTCGGCGGCCTCAAGAGCCTCTCCGCGGCCGACCTGGGCGGCGTGGCCATCAAGGGCGCCCTCGACAAGGCCGGCGTCAGCGCCGACCAGGTCGACTACCTGATCATGGGCCAGGTCATCCTGGCCGGCGCGGGCCAGAACCCCGCCCGCTCCGCCGGCATCGCCGCGGGCCTGCCGATGAACGTCCCCTCCATCACCATCAACAAGGTGTGCCTCTCGGGCCTCAACGCGATCGCGCTGGCCAGCCAGATGGTCAAGACCGGTGAGGCCGAGATCGTCGTCGCCGGCGGCATGGAGTCGATGACGAACGCCCCGCACCTGCTGCCGAAGTCCCGCGAGGGCTTCAAGTACGGCGACACCGCGCTGGTCGACTCGATGGCCTACGACGCGCTCTACGACCAGCTGACCAGCCAGGCGATGGGTGGCCTCACCGAGGACTACAACGCCGCCGGCACGAAGCTGACCCGCGAGGAGCAGGACGAGTTCTCCGCCCGCTCGCACCAGCGCGCGGCCGAGGCCTGGAAGAACGGCGTCTTCGACGACGAGGTCGTCCCGGTCGAGATCCCGCAGCGCAAGGGCGACCCGGTCGTCGTCTCCGCCGACGAGGGCGTGCGCGGCGACACCACCGCCGAGTCGCTCGGCAAGCTGCGTCCGGCCTTCAGCAAGGACGGCACGATCACGGCCGGCTCCGCCTCCCAGATCTCCGACGGCGCCGCCGCCGTCGTCGTGATGAGCAAGGCCAAGGCCGAGGAGCTCGGTCTCACCTGGCTCGCCGAGATCGGTGCGCACGGCCAGGTCGCCGGCCCCGACTCCTCGCTGCAGCTGCAGCCGGCCAACGCGATCGCCAAGGCCGCCGAGAAGGACGGCATCGCCGTGTCCGACATCGACCTCTTCGAGCTCAACGAGGCGTTCGCGGCCGTCGGCATCGAGTCGGCTCGCCAGCTCGGCATCTCCGACGACCAGGTCAATGTCAACGGCGGCGCGATCGCGCTCGGCCACCCGGTCGGCATGTCCGGCACCCGCGTGGTCCTGCACCTCGCCCTCGAGCTCCAGCGCCGCGGCGGCGGCACCGGTGCGGCCGCCCTCTGCGGCGGCGGCGGTCAGGGTGACGCGCTGATCGTGCGAGTTCCCGCTGTCTGA
- a CDS encoding EamA family transporter translates to MTDDVTTPLVPGGSRLVSGLAFAILSASTFGLSGALARGLLDTGWSPGATVLVRVGVAALVVLPFGIRALRGRWHLLRRNAGLIAVYGVLAVAGAQFCYFSAVSHMQVGPALLIEYTAPAAVVVWLWLRHGQRPGALTLVGAGLAALGLVLVLDLLSGADLSVVGVAWALAAMVGAATYFVISADESNGLPPMVLAAGGLVVGAVVLGLLGLVGLLAMDTSRADVTYSGTTVVWWVPLLVLGIVTAAISYTSGIAAGRRLGSRLASFVALLEVLAGVGFAWLLLDELPGVAQLVGGLLVLAGVVAVKLGERTITPVPPLAPTATPA, encoded by the coding sequence ATGACTGATGACGTGACGACGCCGCTCGTGCCCGGGGGCTCGCGCCTCGTCAGCGGGCTCGCGTTCGCGATCCTGTCCGCCTCGACGTTCGGACTGTCCGGGGCGCTGGCCCGCGGCCTGCTCGACACCGGCTGGAGCCCCGGCGCCACCGTGCTGGTCCGCGTCGGAGTGGCGGCGCTGGTCGTGCTGCCGTTCGGGATCCGCGCGCTCCGCGGCCGCTGGCACCTGCTGCGGCGCAACGCCGGCCTGATCGCGGTGTACGGCGTGCTGGCGGTCGCCGGCGCCCAGTTCTGCTACTTCTCGGCCGTCTCGCACATGCAGGTCGGTCCCGCGCTGCTCATCGAGTACACCGCTCCCGCCGCCGTGGTCGTGTGGCTGTGGCTGCGGCACGGGCAGCGGCCCGGCGCTCTCACCCTGGTCGGGGCCGGCCTGGCCGCCCTCGGGCTGGTCCTCGTCCTCGACCTGCTGTCCGGCGCGGACCTGAGCGTGGTCGGCGTGGCCTGGGCGCTGGCCGCGATGGTCGGCGCGGCGACGTACTTCGTCATCTCCGCCGACGAGAGCAACGGTCTGCCGCCGATGGTGCTGGCGGCCGGCGGCCTCGTGGTCGGCGCCGTCGTGCTCGGCCTGCTCGGCCTCGTGGGGCTGCTGGCGATGGACACCTCGCGCGCCGACGTCACCTACTCCGGCACGACGGTCGTCTGGTGGGTGCCGCTGCTGGTGCTCGGCATCGTGACGGCGGCGATCTCCTACACCTCCGGGATCGCCGCGGGGCGGCGGCTCGGCTCGCGGCTCGCGTCGTTCGTGGCGCTGCTCGAGGTGCTGGCCGGGGTCGGCTTCGCCTGGCTGCTGCTCGACGAGCTGCCAGGCGTCGCCCAGCTCGTCGGCGGGCTGCTCGTCCTGGCCGGCGTCGTCGCGGTCAAGCTCGGGGAGCGGACCATCACGCCGGTGCCGCCGCTGGCGCCGACGGCGACCCCCGCCTGA
- a CDS encoding helix-turn-helix transcriptional regulator, with product MDQGTGTTERVLQLLAMLQRRPVWTGTELAERLGVTTRSIRRDVERLRALGYPVNATQGSGGGYQLGAGRALPPLLLDDEEAIATAVALRLAAGGTVAGASEAAVRTLAKLDQVLPARLRGEIRAIHDAIVTLDGGRVEVDADALLGLARACRDTVRVEFGYVALRGERTERRVEPYQLVATGRRWYLLAYDLERDDWRSFRLDRMSEVRAGTWRFTRRESPDPAEYVQRAVTVAAYPHQARVLVHAPAAEVRERTTVGSATVEEVDERTCLLLAGSASLYSLALHVGMLGWDFEVQEPPELREAVAELAGRFARAVP from the coding sequence ATGGACCAGGGGACCGGGACCACCGAGCGGGTGCTGCAGCTGCTCGCAATGCTGCAGCGGCGACCCGTGTGGACGGGGACCGAGCTGGCCGAGCGGCTGGGCGTGACGACGCGGAGCATCCGGCGCGACGTGGAGCGGCTGCGGGCGCTGGGCTACCCCGTGAACGCCACGCAGGGCTCGGGCGGGGGCTACCAGCTCGGGGCCGGCCGGGCGCTGCCGCCGCTGCTGCTCGACGACGAGGAGGCGATTGCCACGGCCGTCGCCCTGCGGCTCGCGGCGGGCGGCACGGTGGCCGGCGCGAGCGAGGCGGCGGTGCGGACGCTGGCGAAGCTCGACCAGGTGCTGCCCGCGCGGCTGCGCGGCGAGATCCGCGCGATCCACGACGCGATCGTGACGCTCGACGGTGGCCGCGTGGAGGTCGACGCCGATGCGCTGCTGGGGCTGGCCCGGGCGTGCCGGGACACCGTGCGCGTGGAGTTCGGCTACGTCGCGCTCCGGGGCGAGCGCACCGAGCGCCGGGTCGAGCCCTACCAGCTCGTCGCCACCGGACGGCGGTGGTACCTCCTCGCCTACGACCTCGAGCGCGACGACTGGAGGTCGTTCCGGCTGGACCGGATGAGCGAGGTCCGGGCCGGCACCTGGCGCTTCACCCGCCGCGAGAGCCCCGACCCGGCGGAGTACGTCCAGCGAGCGGTCACCGTGGCGGCGTACCCCCACCAGGCGCGGGTGCTGGTCCACGCGCCCGCCGCCGAGGTGCGCGAGCGGACCACGGTCGGCAGCGCGACGGTCGAGGAGGTCGACGAGCGGACCTGCCTGCTGCTGGCCGGCTCCGCGAGCCTCTACTCCCTGGCGCTGCACGTCGGGATGCTCGGCTGGGACTTCGAGGTGCAGGAGCCGCCGGAGCTCCGCGAGGCCGTCGCGGAGCTCGCCGGACGTTTCGCCCGCGCCGTACCCTGA
- a CDS encoding alpha/beta fold hydrolase — MPTPPRAAGLHTTSLGESGPRVVFCHGLFGQGKNWTRIGKELAVDHRVLLVDMPDHGRSAWNDEFDYVRAADQVADLLADDDPVALVGHSMGGKIAMLVALRHPALVERLCVVDVSPVTYRHTSEFAGYIAAMQGLDLGALERRADADAALTEAVPNPVVRSFLLQNLRHHDEGWSWQPNLAVLGRDLERLGGWPEDRLEPGTTYDGPVLWVAGQTSDYVTGEYAAAMDRWFPRNRRVTIKGAGHWVHSEQPEVFGEVLKRFLA; from the coding sequence ATGCCCACCCCGCCCCGCGCCGCCGGCCTGCACACGACCTCGCTGGGGGAGTCCGGGCCCCGGGTGGTCTTCTGCCACGGCCTCTTCGGGCAGGGCAAGAACTGGACCCGGATCGGCAAGGAGCTCGCCGTCGACCACCGGGTGCTGCTCGTCGACATGCCCGACCACGGGCGCTCGGCGTGGAACGACGAGTTCGACTACGTCCGGGCCGCCGACCAGGTGGCGGACCTGCTGGCCGACGACGACCCGGTCGCGCTCGTCGGGCACTCGATGGGCGGCAAGATCGCGATGCTCGTGGCGCTGCGGCACCCCGCCCTGGTCGAGCGGCTGTGCGTCGTGGACGTCTCGCCGGTGACCTACCGCCACACCTCCGAGTTCGCCGGCTACATCGCCGCGATGCAGGGGCTGGACCTCGGCGCGCTCGAGCGGCGGGCGGACGCGGACGCCGCCCTGACCGAGGCGGTGCCGAACCCGGTCGTGCGCAGCTTCCTGCTGCAGAACCTGCGCCACCACGACGAGGGCTGGTCCTGGCAGCCCAACCTCGCGGTGCTCGGCCGCGACCTGGAGCGCCTCGGAGGCTGGCCCGAGGACCGGCTCGAGCCCGGGACGACGTACGACGGCCCGGTGCTGTGGGTGGCGGGGCAGACGTCCGACTACGTCACGGGCGAGTACGCCGCCGCGATGGACCGGTGGTTCCCGCGCAACCGCAGGGTGACGATCAAGGGCGCCGGCCACTGGGTGCACTCCGAGCAGCCCGAGGTATTCGGTGAGGTGCTGAAGCGGTTCCTGGCCTGA
- the ccrA gene encoding crotonyl-CoA carboxylase/reductase — protein MQNILDAIQAGDAAPQDFASLDLPESYRAVTVHKDEADMFEGIASKDKDPRKSLHVEDVALPELGPGEALVAVMASAINYNTVWTSIFEPVSTFGFLERYGRLSELTKRHDLPYHVVGSDLAGVVLRTGPGVTKWKPGTEVVAHCLSVELEDPDGHDDTMLDPQQRIWGFETNFGGLAHVALVKSNQLMPKPAHLTWEEAASPGLVNCTAYRQLVSKNGGDMKQGDNVLIWGASGGLGGFATQYALNGGATPVCVVSNEEKAKIARSMGAELIINRSEEGYKFWKDEHTQDPKEWKRFGAKIRELTGGEDIDIVFEHPGRETFGASVYVTRKGGTITTCASTSGYMHEYDNRYLWMNLKRIISSHFANYRESWEANRLIAKGMIHPTLSRTYSLDEVGQAALDVHQNAHQGKVGVLCLAPEEGLGVRNHEMREQHLDAINRFRGV, from the coding sequence GTGCAGAACATCCTCGACGCGATCCAGGCCGGCGACGCCGCGCCCCAGGACTTCGCGAGCCTCGACCTCCCCGAGTCCTACCGCGCCGTCACGGTGCACAAGGACGAGGCCGACATGTTCGAGGGCATCGCCTCGAAGGACAAGGACCCCCGCAAGTCCCTCCACGTCGAGGACGTCGCGCTCCCCGAGCTCGGCCCCGGCGAGGCGCTCGTCGCGGTGATGGCCTCGGCCATCAACTACAACACCGTCTGGACCTCGATCTTCGAGCCGGTCTCGACCTTCGGCTTCCTGGAGCGGTACGGCCGCCTCTCCGAGCTCACCAAGCGCCACGACCTGCCCTACCACGTGGTCGGCTCCGACCTCGCGGGCGTCGTGCTGCGCACCGGCCCCGGCGTCACCAAGTGGAAGCCCGGCACCGAGGTCGTCGCGCACTGCCTCTCGGTCGAGCTCGAGGACCCGGACGGCCACGACGACACGATGCTCGACCCGCAGCAGCGGATCTGGGGCTTCGAGACGAACTTCGGCGGCCTCGCCCACGTGGCGCTGGTCAAGTCCAACCAGCTGATGCCCAAGCCCGCGCACCTGACCTGGGAGGAGGCCGCCTCCCCCGGGCTCGTCAACTGCACGGCGTACCGCCAGCTCGTCAGCAAGAACGGCGGCGACATGAAGCAGGGCGACAACGTCCTGATCTGGGGCGCCTCCGGCGGCCTGGGCGGCTTCGCGACGCAGTACGCCCTCAACGGCGGCGCCACCCCGGTCTGCGTGGTCTCCAACGAGGAGAAGGCGAAGATCGCGCGCTCGATGGGCGCGGAGCTGATCATCAACCGCTCCGAGGAGGGCTACAAGTTCTGGAAGGACGAGCACACCCAGGACCCCAAGGAGTGGAAGCGCTTCGGCGCGAAGATCCGCGAGCTCACCGGCGGTGAGGACATCGACATCGTCTTCGAGCACCCGGGTCGCGAGACCTTCGGCGCCTCGGTCTACGTCACCCGCAAGGGCGGCACCATCACCACCTGCGCCTCCACCAGCGGCTACATGCACGAGTACGACAACCGCTACCTGTGGATGAACCTCAAGCGGATCATCTCCTCGCACTTCGCCAACTACCGCGAGTCGTGGGAGGCCAACCGCCTGATCGCCAAGGGCATGATCCACCCGACGCTCTCGCGGACCTACAGCCTCGACGAGGTGGGCCAGGCCGCGCTGGACGTCCACCAGAACGCCCACCAGGGCAAGGTCGGCGTCCTCTGCCTGGCCCCCGAGGAGGGCCTCGGCGTCCGCAACCACGAGATGCGCGAGCAGCACCTGGACGCGATCAACCGCTTCCGCGGGGTCTGA
- a CDS encoding S8 family peptidase: MSHLRTRLLALTCAAAAVLSTAGITTAGPATAAGTVAASGSSLDVLRATRPGLDRLLSSGTPTGRGIVELDAVPTAAQVDRLEALGLTVQPMHRLPLALVQGSVAQIASAVTQGIGTDVYPDEVLQYTDTASSDAMSSTLGAAKGLRAQGLTGKGTTVGVIDSGCDGTHPDLADHVKHNITLYSPEYANQGTDPTLVVPIDQGPYNNTDLGSGHGTHVAGIIAADGTTSPDHLGVAPDAELACFSIGAVITTTAVVTGFDYILDQPKLLGIDVINNSWGNSFRQFDPRDPVNVATKAVADKGVVVVFAAGNSGSANGEASVSPFNQAPWVVSVAAGSLKRERADFSSNGLEVDNGRAVPIGAGGHTVLLGDRVGNTQPDLMAPGADISSTCDSTGSVIGPCGPGENATASGTSMAAPHIAGAAAVLLQANRKLGVRQVQDALTATASPVRSGSGALTGWQVGYGHVNLDKAVALVRRDSWRTALTTRSRKADRRVLGQDAWAVTRADLWQEDAPAATVGGSYTATHRVRVKRGTDALKVALVYPTPGTAANLAGFTATVTDAAGKQVGVTTTDVLYTSGIAHVLVKGVRAGTYTITVTGDYAASDPDTVDSDSVNGRVVFLQAAQLVRD; this comes from the coding sequence ATGTCGCACCTCCGCACCCGGCTCCTCGCGCTCACCTGCGCCGCGGCAGCCGTGCTCTCGACGGCCGGCATCACCACCGCCGGCCCGGCCACCGCCGCCGGCACCGTCGCCGCGTCGGGCAGCTCGCTCGACGTCCTCCGTGCCACGCGCCCGGGGCTCGACCGCCTCCTGTCGTCCGGCACCCCGACCGGCCGGGGGATCGTCGAGCTCGACGCCGTTCCCACGGCCGCGCAGGTCGACCGCCTCGAGGCGCTCGGCCTGACGGTGCAGCCGATGCACCGCCTCCCGCTCGCGCTGGTCCAGGGCTCCGTCGCCCAGATCGCGAGCGCCGTGACGCAGGGCATCGGGACCGACGTGTACCCCGACGAGGTCCTGCAGTACACCGACACCGCGTCCTCCGACGCCATGTCCTCCACCCTCGGTGCGGCGAAGGGGCTGCGGGCCCAGGGCCTCACCGGCAAGGGCACCACCGTCGGGGTCATCGACTCCGGCTGCGACGGGACCCACCCGGACCTGGCCGACCACGTGAAGCACAACATCACGCTCTACAGCCCGGAGTACGCCAACCAGGGCACCGACCCGACGCTGGTCGTCCCGATCGACCAGGGCCCCTACAACAACACCGACCTGGGCAGCGGGCACGGCACCCACGTCGCCGGCATCATCGCCGCCGACGGCACCACGAGCCCCGACCACCTCGGCGTGGCCCCCGACGCCGAGCTCGCCTGCTTCTCGATCGGCGCGGTCATCACCACGACGGCCGTGGTCACCGGCTTCGACTACATCCTCGACCAGCCGAAGCTGCTCGGCATCGACGTCATCAACAACTCGTGGGGCAACAGCTTCCGCCAGTTCGACCCGCGCGACCCGGTCAACGTCGCCACGAAGGCCGTGGCCGACAAGGGCGTGGTCGTGGTCTTCGCCGCCGGCAACTCCGGCTCCGCGAACGGCGAGGCCAGCGTCAGCCCCTTCAACCAGGCGCCCTGGGTCGTCTCGGTGGCCGCGGGCTCGCTGAAGCGCGAGCGCGCCGACTTCTCCTCCAACGGCCTCGAGGTCGACAACGGCCGCGCCGTCCCGATCGGCGCCGGCGGCCACACGGTCCTGCTGGGCGACCGGGTCGGCAACACCCAGCCCGACCTGATGGCCCCCGGCGCCGACATCTCGTCGACCTGTGACAGCACCGGCAGCGTGATCGGGCCGTGCGGCCCGGGCGAGAACGCCACCGCGTCCGGCACCTCGATGGCCGCCCCGCACATCGCCGGGGCCGCCGCCGTACTCCTCCAGGCGAACCGGAAGCTGGGGGTGCGCCAGGTCCAGGACGCGCTGACGGCGACCGCCTCCCCCGTGCGCTCCGGATCCGGGGCCCTGACGGGCTGGCAGGTCGGCTACGGCCACGTCAACCTCGACAAGGCCGTCGCGCTGGTGCGCCGCGACTCGTGGCGTACGGCGCTCACGACCCGGTCGCGGAAGGCCGACCGCCGCGTGCTCGGCCAGGACGCCTGGGCGGTCACCCGCGCGGACCTCTGGCAGGAGGACGCCCCCGCCGCCACGGTCGGTGGCTCGTACACCGCCACGCACCGCGTCCGCGTGAAGCGCGGCACCGACGCCCTCAAGGTCGCTCTCGTCTACCCGACCCCCGGCACGGCGGCCAACCTCGCCGGCTTCACCGCGACAGTCACCGACGCCGCCGGCAAGCAGGTCGGCGTCACGACGACCGACGTGCTCTACACGAGCGGCATCGCGCACGTCCTGGTCAAGGGCGTCCGGGCCGGCACCTACACGATCACCGTCACCGGTGACTACGCCGCCAGCGACCCCGACACGGTCGACAGCGACTCGGTCAACGGCCGCGTGGTGTTCCTCCAGGCGGCCCAGCTGGTCCGCGACTGA
- a CDS encoding endo alpha-1,4 polygalactosaminidase produces MRRPARFAARLVALVLLGSGLAAAPAYAVDPTLPPVGTDFDYQLGGNRPVPDRVGIEVRDRGAAPADGLYNVCYVNGFQTQEDEKDFWREQHWDLVLKDDGRAVVDEGWGEWVLDLRTPAKRRALARIVGRWVAGCADDGFAGVELDNLDSYSRSHGLISRTQTKKYAALLVRRAHRAGLAVAQKNMAQWDGTTVGFDFAIAEECAHWRECGSYVEHYGRHVLAVEYTRKDFRRACRTVADEIAVVRRDVPLSPHGVRRWC; encoded by the coding sequence ATGAGACGTCCAGCCCGGTTCGCCGCGCGCCTCGTCGCGCTCGTCCTGCTCGGGAGCGGGCTCGCCGCGGCCCCGGCGTACGCCGTCGATCCGACGCTGCCGCCGGTCGGCACGGACTTCGACTACCAGCTGGGCGGCAACCGTCCGGTGCCCGACCGCGTGGGCATCGAGGTGCGCGACCGCGGCGCCGCACCGGCCGACGGGCTCTACAACGTCTGCTACGTCAACGGCTTCCAGACGCAGGAGGACGAGAAGGACTTCTGGCGCGAGCAGCACTGGGACCTGGTGCTCAAGGATGACGGCCGGGCCGTCGTCGACGAGGGTTGGGGCGAGTGGGTGCTCGACCTCCGGACGCCCGCCAAGCGCCGCGCCCTGGCCCGGATCGTGGGGCGCTGGGTCGCCGGCTGTGCCGACGACGGGTTCGCGGGCGTGGAGCTCGACAACCTCGACTCCTACTCCCGCAGCCACGGCCTGATCTCCCGGACCCAGACGAAGAAGTACGCCGCCCTGCTGGTGCGCCGCGCGCACCGGGCCGGCCTGGCCGTGGCGCAGAAGAACATGGCGCAGTGGGACGGCACCACCGTCGGCTTCGACTTCGCGATCGCCGAGGAGTGCGCGCATTGGCGTGAGTGCGGCAGCTACGTCGAGCACTACGGCCGCCACGTGCTCGCGGTGGAGTACACCCGCAAGGACTTCCGTCGCGCGTGCCGCACGGTCGCGGACGAGATCGCCGTGGTCCGTCGCGACGTCCCGCTCAGCCCGCACGGGGTGCGCCGCTGGTGCTGA
- a CDS encoding CGNR zinc finger domain-containing protein, with the protein MVFAHDTEMSLLAAATLVNSACDPDTLETLEELDAFYAEFEYAGRRDHDQAELDAVRRLRPALRELLTSDRDRAVELVNAMLLEGRALPQLMRHDSWDWHLHAVSQDAPLATRILIETAMAMIDVIRADEMSRLGLCADDTCGGVVLDLSRNRSRRFCSTSCGNRNAVAAYRARQAADTPA; encoded by the coding sequence ATGGTTTTCGCCCATGACACCGAGATGTCGCTGCTGGCCGCCGCCACGCTGGTCAACTCCGCGTGCGACCCGGACACGCTGGAGACCCTCGAGGAGCTCGACGCGTTCTACGCGGAGTTCGAGTACGCCGGCCGCCGCGACCACGACCAGGCCGAGCTCGACGCCGTACGCCGCCTGCGACCCGCCCTGCGCGAGCTGCTCACCAGCGACCGCGACCGGGCCGTCGAGCTGGTCAACGCGATGCTGCTCGAGGGCCGCGCCCTCCCCCAGCTGATGCGCCACGACAGCTGGGACTGGCACCTGCACGCGGTCTCCCAGGACGCCCCGCTCGCAACCCGGATCCTCATCGAGACCGCCATGGCGATGATCGACGTGATCCGCGCCGACGAGATGTCGCGGCTGGGCCTGTGCGCCGACGACACCTGCGGCGGCGTGGTCCTCGACCTGTCCCGCAACCGGTCGCGACGCTTCTGCTCCACCTCCTGCGGCAACCGCAACGCGGTCGCGGCCTACCGCGCCCGCCAGGCCGCCGACACCCCGGCCTGA
- a CDS encoding DinB family protein, whose amino-acid sequence MTTNPTATPGWNELLLDQLTFHWEHALRPRLEGLTDDEYLWEPADGAWSIRPRGTSTSPAPIGVGAFERDDAPDDPDPAPVTTIAWRLAHITVEVLAMRSASHFGREATDYESWAYAGTAAEALAQLDREVDTWRAGVLALGEDGLARPCGPAEGPFGDLPMAALVLHIHREVIHHGAEICLLRDLYAHRFPSTPTTDPKDA is encoded by the coding sequence ATGACGACGAACCCCACCGCCACACCGGGCTGGAACGAGCTCCTCCTCGACCAGCTCACCTTCCACTGGGAGCACGCGCTGCGACCCCGCCTCGAGGGCCTCACCGACGACGAGTACCTCTGGGAGCCGGCCGACGGCGCCTGGAGCATCCGGCCCCGCGGGACCAGCACCTCGCCGGCCCCGATCGGCGTCGGCGCCTTCGAGAGGGACGATGCTCCCGACGACCCCGACCCGGCACCGGTCACCACGATCGCGTGGCGGCTGGCGCACATCACCGTCGAGGTGCTGGCCATGCGCAGCGCCTCGCACTTCGGGCGCGAGGCGACCGACTACGAGTCGTGGGCGTACGCCGGCACCGCCGCCGAGGCGCTCGCGCAGCTCGACCGCGAGGTCGACACCTGGCGCGCCGGTGTCCTCGCGCTCGGCGAGGACGGGCTCGCCCGGCCCTGCGGCCCGGCCGAGGGGCCGTTCGGCGACCTGCCGATGGCCGCGCTCGTCCTGCACATCCACCGCGAGGTGATCCACCACGGTGCGGAGATCTGCCTGCTCCGCGACCTGTACGCCCACCGCTTCCCCAGCACCC
- the mce gene encoding methylmalonyl-CoA epimerase: MSETLIPEHLFTAIDHVGMAVPDLDEAIAFYRDTFGMTLAHQETNEEQGVREAMMAVGDSTSCVQLLAPIDETSTIAKFIGRNGPGCQQVAYRVTDVEQVSAILRERGLRMLYDEPRRGTSDSRINFVHPKDAGGVLVELVQPAGAAK; encoded by the coding sequence ATGAGCGAGACCCTGATCCCCGAGCACCTGTTCACCGCGATCGACCACGTCGGCATGGCGGTCCCCGACCTCGACGAGGCGATCGCCTTCTACCGCGACACCTTCGGCATGACGCTGGCCCACCAGGAGACCAACGAGGAGCAGGGCGTCCGCGAGGCGATGATGGCCGTCGGCGACTCCACCTCCTGCGTGCAGCTGCTGGCCCCGATCGACGAGACCTCGACGATCGCGAAGTTCATCGGCCGCAACGGCCCCGGCTGCCAGCAGGTCGCCTACCGCGTCACGGACGTCGAGCAGGTCAGCGCGATCCTGCGCGAACGCGGGCTGCGGATGCTCTACGACGAGCCCCGCCGCGGGACCTCGGACTCGCGGATCAACTTCGTGCACCCGAAGGACGCCGGCGGCGTCCTGGTGGAGCTGGTCCAGCCCGCCGGCGCCGCGAAGTAG
- a CDS encoding AI-2E family transporter, with the protein MSKDPTPEVEKAEEAAERAEDAAERAETAAEVAEEAVAFDEEFLIPEETPHVEPGPPLSPHSPFYVGFFGAVGALLAIWLGHQVLVVSSTIILIVVAAFLAVGLNPLVEFFMRRGLKRSWSVVVVIALVVVALALFLVAIVPVISDQVTQLAKNAPTWLDQLQHNSQVEKLDEQYDIIAKAKQYIADGNFASAAFGGVLGIGIAVLGALFNAFIITVLTLYFLSSLPKTKAAMYRLAPASRRPRVSLLGDQILSNVGSYVSGAFIVAVAAGLSSLVFLFVVGLGEYAVALAFVVALLDVIPMIGATIGAVIVVAIGFATDPKIGVACLIFYVIYQQVENYVIYPRVMSRSVDIPGAVIVIAALVGAGLLGVVGALLAIPTAAAILLLTKEVFIARQDDR; encoded by the coding sequence TTGAGCAAGGACCCGACGCCCGAGGTCGAGAAGGCGGAAGAAGCAGCCGAGCGGGCCGAGGACGCCGCGGAACGCGCCGAGACGGCGGCCGAGGTCGCCGAGGAGGCCGTCGCGTTCGACGAGGAGTTCCTCATCCCCGAGGAGACGCCCCACGTCGAGCCCGGTCCGCCGCTCTCCCCGCACTCGCCCTTCTACGTCGGGTTCTTCGGCGCCGTCGGCGCCCTGCTCGCGATCTGGCTCGGCCACCAGGTGCTGGTCGTCAGCTCGACGATCATCCTGATCGTGGTGGCGGCGTTCCTCGCCGTCGGCCTCAACCCGCTCGTCGAGTTCTTCATGCGGCGCGGGCTGAAGCGGTCGTGGTCGGTCGTGGTCGTCATCGCGCTGGTCGTGGTGGCGCTCGCGCTCTTCCTCGTCGCGATCGTCCCGGTCATCAGCGACCAGGTCACGCAGCTGGCCAAGAACGCCCCCACCTGGCTCGACCAGCTCCAGCACAACTCGCAGGTCGAGAAGCTCGACGAGCAGTACGACATCATCGCCAAGGCCAAGCAGTACATCGCCGACGGCAACTTCGCCTCGGCCGCCTTCGGCGGGGTCCTCGGCATCGGCATCGCGGTGCTGGGCGCGCTGTTCAACGCGTTCATCATCACCGTGCTGACGCTGTACTTCCTCTCGTCGCTGCCGAAGACCAAGGCCGCGATGTACCGCCTCGCCCCCGCCAGCCGCCGCCCGCGGGTCAGCCTCCTCGGCGACCAGATCCTCTCCAACGTCGGGTCCTACGTCTCGGGCGCCTTCATCGTCGCCGTGGCCGCGGGCCTCTCGTCGCTGGTGTTCCTGTTCGTCGTGGGCCTCGGCGAGTACGCCGTCGCGCTGGCCTTCGTGGTCGCGCTCCTCGACGTGATCCCGATGATCGGCGCCACCATCGGCGCGGTCATCGTCGTGGCGATCGGCTTCGCGACCGACCCGAAGATCGGCGTCGCCTGCCTGATCTTCTACGTGATCTACCAGCAGGTCGAGAACTACGTGATCTACCCCCGCGTGATGTCCCGCTCTGTCGACATCCCCGGTGCGGTCATCGTGATCGCCGCCCTCGTCGGCGCCGGCCTGCTCGGCGTCGTCGGCGCCCTGCTCGCGATCCCCACGGCGGCGGCGATCCTGCTGCTGACCAAGGAGGTCTTCATCGCGCGGCAGGACGACCGCTAG